In Sander lucioperca isolate FBNREF2018 chromosome 21, SLUC_FBN_1.2, whole genome shotgun sequence, the following proteins share a genomic window:
- the ap5z1 gene encoding AP-5 complex subunit zeta-1 isoform X5, which translates to MYSHGAESLIKQAREIQESELQKFYSRLVKLLQGKELGHETIDSLQRLHLILSATKYTRTLPPELQKKVQSLLSSPKEHFQVLSSAVLRETLPLSGQEGNYNQENISQLNSHAAVLLLSQAGSRADLSSLCAQLLRSLESRQSEVPAHSLTHTLPILNTILTLSPECLTDDHVTLLNKKLVDWLRYASITQGGGASSGGFFTGPRSRQPVPTAELDGAVSGDFFTVLCVGQGFTEDQWMNVYSFSMLRHWLLTYHSVLSGNGTADTDDRSEVDGSVVSIVSATSSSGRLLPPKERLREKSFQYCLRLIEQSDRKAHRKTDTDLQKACLVEAVCILDCVCEEDASLVFRAFPCIKALFGRLSSDLSFARVLLPIAQFYLNHGEMAAVDCESVWKLVFGRFPAELFNDHFLAHELLRFLRLNLKSLQHRVPQYTRSFPNLLKFLAWDSPAVVDDFVDLLPSLVTAGTAVELLHTLLDLPCLSATLVLQVRSTCLPISEPGGRGLQSPDAYRNPSFRGLFLFLLRGDAGSGDTIDRLSTLHELLAETADWPRVVQCAQTVPLLLHIFFNTVITGADEKLLSHLILVMLERSSLLLNIPEYNKEIQRVFSSHLLRFCKLHPSLVVDQSHELLEFAGATANVYSKEGIYTHVVWVLGEYLSVSCDSRCSVRLITSCFEALEAVLFEITSSVPPPGADCPAPRVVTTLMSALAKLASRSHDLIPRVSLFLSKLRTLTRGGSVAWCSDEEDLVAIVTRGEELWSLLKAPGVAQSVLTPPPHVTTPQWHRDTNVAMPLRLRALTSLTHSQ; encoded by the exons ATGTACTCTCACGGTGCAGAGAGTTTAATTAAACAAGCAAG GGAGATTCAGGAGTCTGAGCTGCAGAAGTTTTACAGCAGATTAGTCAAGCTGCTCCAGGGGAAGGAGCTCGGTCATGAGACTATCGACTCCCTGCAAAGGCTGCACCTCATCCTCTCCGCCACCAAGTACACCAGGAC GTTGCCTCCAGAGCTTCAGAAGAAGGTTCAATCGCTCCTCTCGTCACCTAAGGAGCATTTTCAGGTGCTGAGCTCAGCTGTGCTCAGAGAGACACTGCCGCTCTCTGGGCAGGAAGGGAACTACAACCAGGAGAACATCAGTCAACTGAACAGCCATGCTGCTGTCCTGCTGCTCTCACAG GCTGGATCCAGGGCTGATCTGTCGTCTCTCTGCGCTCAGCTCCTTCGCAGTCTGGAAAGCAGACAGTCGGAGGTGCCAGCtcactcgctcacacacaccctGCCGATCCTCAACACCATCCTCACGCTCAGCCCCGAGTGCCTCACTGACG ATCATGTGACCCTCCTGAATAAGAAGCTTGTTGATTGGTTGCGTTATGCCAGCATCACTCAGGGAGGCGGTGCTTCCTCAGGAGGATTTTTCACAGGCCCCAGGTCACGTCAG CCGGTACCGACAGCAGAGCTGGATGGAGCGGTGTCAGGGGATTTCTTCACTGTGCTGTGTGTGGGCCAGGGCTTCACAGAGGACCAGTGGATGAACGTGTACTCCTTTTCCATGCTTCGCCATTGGCTCCTCACCTACCACTCTGTTTTGAGCGGCAACGGCACAGCTGACACTG ATGACCGGTCGGAGGTGGACGGATCAGTGGTTTCCATCGTTTCAGCGACTTCCTCCTCCGGCCGATTGCTGCCTCCAAAGGAGCGTCTGAGAGAGAAGTCTTTCCAGTACTGCCTACGCCTCATCGAACAGAGCGATcgca AGGCACACAGAAAGACCGATACGGACCTGCAGAAAGCG TGTCTGGTGGAGGCGGTGTGTATcctggactgtgtgtgtgaagaggaCGCCTCGCTGGTCTTCCGAGCGTTCCCATGCATTAAGGCGCTCTTTGGTCGGCTCAGCTCAGACCTGTCGTTTGCCAGAGTCCTGCTGCCCATAGCTCAGTTCTACCTCAACCATG GCGAGATGGCGGCAGTGGATTGCGAGAGTGTGTGGAAGCTGGTGTTTGGCCGATTCCCTGCCGAGCTGTTCAACGACCACTTCCTGGCACATGAGCTTCTACGCTTCCTTCGACTGAACCTCAAAAGCCTGCAGCACCGAGTCCCACAGTACACCCGCTCCTTCCCAAACCTGCTGAAG TTCTTAGCGTGGGACAGCCCAGCGGTGGTGGATGACTTTGTGGATCTGCTGCCCTCTCTGGTGACAGCTGGAACTGCAGTGGAGCTTCTCCACACTCTGCTGGACCTGCCCTGTCTCTCTGCCACACTGGTCTTGCAAGTCAG GTCAACTTGTTTGCCCATCTCTGAGCCAGGAGGACGTGGCCTCCAGTCACCTGATGCATATCGAAACCCATCTTTCCGAGGGCTTTTCCTCTTCCTGCTTCGAGGGGATGCCGGCTCAG GTGACACCATTGACCGACTGAGCACGCTCCACGAGCTGCTGGCTGAGACTGCCGATTGGCCGAGAGTTGTTCAGTGTGCCCAGACTGTCCCCTTGcttttgcacatttttttcaacacggTCATTACG GGAGCCGATGAGAAGCTCTTATCACACTTGATTCTGGTGATGCTGGAGAGAAGTAGCCTCCTCCTCAACATCCCTGAATACAATAAAGAGATACaaag GGTGTTCAGCAGCCACCTGCTGAGGTTTTGTAAGCTCCACCCGTCTCTTGTAGTGGACCAGTCTCACGAGCTGCTGGAGTTCGCTGGAGCCACAGCCAACGTCTACAGCAAAGAAGGAATCTACACACATGTG GTGTGGGTTCTGGGCGAGTACCTCTCCGTGTCGTGCGACTCCCGCTGCTCCGTGAGGCtcatcacttcctgttttgaggCGCTGGAGGCGGTGCTGTTTGAGATCACGTCATCTGTCCCGCCACCTGGAGCAGATTGCCCCGCACCCAGAGTCGTCACCACTCTAATGAGCGCTCTGGCTAAGCTGGCGTCACGATCACACGACCTCATACCCAG ggtgtctctgtttctctccaaGCTAAGAACGCTCACCAGAGGCGGATCAGTTGCCTGGTGCTCCGATGAAGAGGACCTTGTTGCCATAGTAACGCGAGGCGAGGAGTTGTGGTCGCTGCTGAAAGCCCCCGGTGTGGCTCAGAGCGTCCTGACCCCACCTCCACATGTCACCACACCCCAGTGGCACAGAGACACCAACGTGGCCATGCCCCTGCGACTGCGGGCCCTCACCAGCCTCACACACTcgcaataa
- the ap5z1 gene encoding AP-5 complex subunit zeta-1 isoform X3 → MYSHGAESLIKQAREIQESELQKFYSRLVKLLQGKELGHETIDSLQRLHLILSATKYTRTLPPELQKKVQSLLSSPKEHFQVLSSAVLRETLPLSGQEGNYNQENISQLNSHAAVLLLSQAGSRADLSSLCAQLLRSLESRQSEVPAHSLTHTLPILNTILTLSPECLTDDHVTLLNKKLVDWLRYASITQGGGASSGGFFTGPRSRQPVPTAELDGAVSGDFFTVLCVGQGFTEDQWMNVYSFSMLRHWLLTYHSVLSGNGTADTANRLQLSLSLSHSFSNDDRSEVDGSVVSIVSATSSSGRLLPPKERLREKSFQYCLRLIEQSDRKAHRKTDTDLQKACLVEAVCILDCVCEEDASLVFRAFPCIKALFGRLSSDLSFARVLLPIAQFYLNHGEMAAVDCESVWKLVFGRFPAELFNDHFLAHELLRFLRLNLKSLQHRVPQYTRSFPNLLKFLAWDSPAVVDDFVDLLPSLVTAGTAVELLHTLLDLPCLSATLVLQVRSTCLPISEPGGRGLQSPDAYRNPSFRGLFLFLLRGDAGSGDTIDRLSTLHELLAETADWPRVVQCAQTVPLLLHIFFNTVITGADEKLLSHLILVMLERSSLLLNIPEYNKEIQRVFSSHLLRFCKLHPSLVVDQSHELLEFAGATANVYSKEGIYTHVVWVLGEYLSVSCDSRCSVRLITSCFEALEAVLFEITSSVPPPGADCPAPRVVTTLMSALAKLASRSHDLIPRVSLFLSKLRTLTRGGSVAWCSDEEDLVAIVTRGEELWSLLKAPGVAQSVLTPPPHVTTPQWHRDTNVAMPLRLRALTSLTHSQ, encoded by the exons ATGTACTCTCACGGTGCAGAGAGTTTAATTAAACAAGCAAG GGAGATTCAGGAGTCTGAGCTGCAGAAGTTTTACAGCAGATTAGTCAAGCTGCTCCAGGGGAAGGAGCTCGGTCATGAGACTATCGACTCCCTGCAAAGGCTGCACCTCATCCTCTCCGCCACCAAGTACACCAGGAC GTTGCCTCCAGAGCTTCAGAAGAAGGTTCAATCGCTCCTCTCGTCACCTAAGGAGCATTTTCAGGTGCTGAGCTCAGCTGTGCTCAGAGAGACACTGCCGCTCTCTGGGCAGGAAGGGAACTACAACCAGGAGAACATCAGTCAACTGAACAGCCATGCTGCTGTCCTGCTGCTCTCACAG GCTGGATCCAGGGCTGATCTGTCGTCTCTCTGCGCTCAGCTCCTTCGCAGTCTGGAAAGCAGACAGTCGGAGGTGCCAGCtcactcgctcacacacaccctGCCGATCCTCAACACCATCCTCACGCTCAGCCCCGAGTGCCTCACTGACG ATCATGTGACCCTCCTGAATAAGAAGCTTGTTGATTGGTTGCGTTATGCCAGCATCACTCAGGGAGGCGGTGCTTCCTCAGGAGGATTTTTCACAGGCCCCAGGTCACGTCAG CCGGTACCGACAGCAGAGCTGGATGGAGCGGTGTCAGGGGATTTCTTCACTGTGCTGTGTGTGGGCCAGGGCTTCACAGAGGACCAGTGGATGAACGTGTACTCCTTTTCCATGCTTCGCCATTGGCTCCTCACCTACCACTCTGTTTTGAGCGGCAACGGCACAGCTGACACTG CAAACAGGCTACAGCTCAGCCTCTCCCTCTCCCACTCCTTTTCTAATG ATGACCGGTCGGAGGTGGACGGATCAGTGGTTTCCATCGTTTCAGCGACTTCCTCCTCCGGCCGATTGCTGCCTCCAAAGGAGCGTCTGAGAGAGAAGTCTTTCCAGTACTGCCTACGCCTCATCGAACAGAGCGATcgca AGGCACACAGAAAGACCGATACGGACCTGCAGAAAGCG TGTCTGGTGGAGGCGGTGTGTATcctggactgtgtgtgtgaagaggaCGCCTCGCTGGTCTTCCGAGCGTTCCCATGCATTAAGGCGCTCTTTGGTCGGCTCAGCTCAGACCTGTCGTTTGCCAGAGTCCTGCTGCCCATAGCTCAGTTCTACCTCAACCATG GCGAGATGGCGGCAGTGGATTGCGAGAGTGTGTGGAAGCTGGTGTTTGGCCGATTCCCTGCCGAGCTGTTCAACGACCACTTCCTGGCACATGAGCTTCTACGCTTCCTTCGACTGAACCTCAAAAGCCTGCAGCACCGAGTCCCACAGTACACCCGCTCCTTCCCAAACCTGCTGAAG TTCTTAGCGTGGGACAGCCCAGCGGTGGTGGATGACTTTGTGGATCTGCTGCCCTCTCTGGTGACAGCTGGAACTGCAGTGGAGCTTCTCCACACTCTGCTGGACCTGCCCTGTCTCTCTGCCACACTGGTCTTGCAAGTCAG GTCAACTTGTTTGCCCATCTCTGAGCCAGGAGGACGTGGCCTCCAGTCACCTGATGCATATCGAAACCCATCTTTCCGAGGGCTTTTCCTCTTCCTGCTTCGAGGGGATGCCGGCTCAG GTGACACCATTGACCGACTGAGCACGCTCCACGAGCTGCTGGCTGAGACTGCCGATTGGCCGAGAGTTGTTCAGTGTGCCCAGACTGTCCCCTTGcttttgcacatttttttcaacacggTCATTACG GGAGCCGATGAGAAGCTCTTATCACACTTGATTCTGGTGATGCTGGAGAGAAGTAGCCTCCTCCTCAACATCCCTGAATACAATAAAGAGATACaaag GGTGTTCAGCAGCCACCTGCTGAGGTTTTGTAAGCTCCACCCGTCTCTTGTAGTGGACCAGTCTCACGAGCTGCTGGAGTTCGCTGGAGCCACAGCCAACGTCTACAGCAAAGAAGGAATCTACACACATGTG GTGTGGGTTCTGGGCGAGTACCTCTCCGTGTCGTGCGACTCCCGCTGCTCCGTGAGGCtcatcacttcctgttttgaggCGCTGGAGGCGGTGCTGTTTGAGATCACGTCATCTGTCCCGCCACCTGGAGCAGATTGCCCCGCACCCAGAGTCGTCACCACTCTAATGAGCGCTCTGGCTAAGCTGGCGTCACGATCACACGACCTCATACCCAG ggtgtctctgtttctctccaaGCTAAGAACGCTCACCAGAGGCGGATCAGTTGCCTGGTGCTCCGATGAAGAGGACCTTGTTGCCATAGTAACGCGAGGCGAGGAGTTGTGGTCGCTGCTGAAAGCCCCCGGTGTGGCTCAGAGCGTCCTGACCCCACCTCCACATGTCACCACACCCCAGTGGCACAGAGACACCAACGTGGCCATGCCCCTGCGACTGCGGGCCCTCACCAGCCTCACACACTcgcaataa
- the ap5z1 gene encoding AP-5 complex subunit zeta-1 isoform X1 produces MYSHGAESLIKQAREIQESELQKFYSRLVKLLQGKELGHETIDSLQRLHLILSATKYTRTLPPELQKKVQSLLSSPKEHFQVLSSAVLRETLPLSGQEGNYNQENISQLNSHAAVLLLSQAGSRADLSSLCAQLLRSLESRQSEVPAHSLTHTLPILNTILTLSPECLTADHVTLLNKKLVDWLRYASITQGGGASSGGFFTGPRSRQPVPTAELDGAVSGDFFTVLCVGQGFTEDQWMNVYSFSMLRHWLLTYHSVLSGNGTADTANRLQLSLSLSHSFSNDDRSEVDGSVVSIVSATSSSGRLLPPKERLREKSFQYCLRLIEQSDRKAHRKTDTDLQKACLVEAVCILDCVCEEDASLVFRAFPCIKALFGRLSSDLSFARVLLPIAQFYLNHGEMAAVDCESVWKLVFGRFPAELFNDHFLAHELLRFLRLNLKSLQHRVPQYTRSFPNLLKFLAWDSPAVVDDFVDLLPSLVTAGTAVELLHTLLDLPCLSATLVLQVRSTCLPISEPGGRGLQSPDAYRNPSFRGLFLFLLRGDAGSGDTIDRLSTLHELLAETADWPRVVQCAQTVPLLLHIFFNTVITGADEKLLSHLILVMLERSSLLLNIPEYNKEIQRVFSSHLLRFCKLHPSLVVDQSHELLEFAGATANVYSKEGIYTHVVWVLGEYLSVSCDSRCSVRLITSCFEALEAVLFEITSSVPPPGADCPAPRVVTTLMSALAKLASRSHDLIPRVSLFLSKLRTLTRGGSVAWCSDEEDLVAIVTRGEELWSLLKAPGVAQSVLTPPPHVTTPQWHRDTNVAMPLRLRALTSLTHSQ; encoded by the exons ATGTACTCTCACGGTGCAGAGAGTTTAATTAAACAAGCAAG GGAGATTCAGGAGTCTGAGCTGCAGAAGTTTTACAGCAGATTAGTCAAGCTGCTCCAGGGGAAGGAGCTCGGTCATGAGACTATCGACTCCCTGCAAAGGCTGCACCTCATCCTCTCCGCCACCAAGTACACCAGGAC GTTGCCTCCAGAGCTTCAGAAGAAGGTTCAATCGCTCCTCTCGTCACCTAAGGAGCATTTTCAGGTGCTGAGCTCAGCTGTGCTCAGAGAGACACTGCCGCTCTCTGGGCAGGAAGGGAACTACAACCAGGAGAACATCAGTCAACTGAACAGCCATGCTGCTGTCCTGCTGCTCTCACAG GCTGGATCCAGGGCTGATCTGTCGTCTCTCTGCGCTCAGCTCCTTCGCAGTCTGGAAAGCAGACAGTCGGAGGTGCCAGCtcactcgctcacacacaccctGCCGATCCTCAACACCATCCTCACGCTCAGCCCCGAGTGCCTCACTG CAGATCATGTGACCCTCCTGAATAAGAAGCTTGTTGATTGGTTGCGTTATGCCAGCATCACTCAGGGAGGCGGTGCTTCCTCAGGAGGATTTTTCACAGGCCCCAGGTCACGTCAG CCGGTACCGACAGCAGAGCTGGATGGAGCGGTGTCAGGGGATTTCTTCACTGTGCTGTGTGTGGGCCAGGGCTTCACAGAGGACCAGTGGATGAACGTGTACTCCTTTTCCATGCTTCGCCATTGGCTCCTCACCTACCACTCTGTTTTGAGCGGCAACGGCACAGCTGACACTG CAAACAGGCTACAGCTCAGCCTCTCCCTCTCCCACTCCTTTTCTAATG ATGACCGGTCGGAGGTGGACGGATCAGTGGTTTCCATCGTTTCAGCGACTTCCTCCTCCGGCCGATTGCTGCCTCCAAAGGAGCGTCTGAGAGAGAAGTCTTTCCAGTACTGCCTACGCCTCATCGAACAGAGCGATcgca AGGCACACAGAAAGACCGATACGGACCTGCAGAAAGCG TGTCTGGTGGAGGCGGTGTGTATcctggactgtgtgtgtgaagaggaCGCCTCGCTGGTCTTCCGAGCGTTCCCATGCATTAAGGCGCTCTTTGGTCGGCTCAGCTCAGACCTGTCGTTTGCCAGAGTCCTGCTGCCCATAGCTCAGTTCTACCTCAACCATG GCGAGATGGCGGCAGTGGATTGCGAGAGTGTGTGGAAGCTGGTGTTTGGCCGATTCCCTGCCGAGCTGTTCAACGACCACTTCCTGGCACATGAGCTTCTACGCTTCCTTCGACTGAACCTCAAAAGCCTGCAGCACCGAGTCCCACAGTACACCCGCTCCTTCCCAAACCTGCTGAAG TTCTTAGCGTGGGACAGCCCAGCGGTGGTGGATGACTTTGTGGATCTGCTGCCCTCTCTGGTGACAGCTGGAACTGCAGTGGAGCTTCTCCACACTCTGCTGGACCTGCCCTGTCTCTCTGCCACACTGGTCTTGCAAGTCAG GTCAACTTGTTTGCCCATCTCTGAGCCAGGAGGACGTGGCCTCCAGTCACCTGATGCATATCGAAACCCATCTTTCCGAGGGCTTTTCCTCTTCCTGCTTCGAGGGGATGCCGGCTCAG GTGACACCATTGACCGACTGAGCACGCTCCACGAGCTGCTGGCTGAGACTGCCGATTGGCCGAGAGTTGTTCAGTGTGCCCAGACTGTCCCCTTGcttttgcacatttttttcaacacggTCATTACG GGAGCCGATGAGAAGCTCTTATCACACTTGATTCTGGTGATGCTGGAGAGAAGTAGCCTCCTCCTCAACATCCCTGAATACAATAAAGAGATACaaag GGTGTTCAGCAGCCACCTGCTGAGGTTTTGTAAGCTCCACCCGTCTCTTGTAGTGGACCAGTCTCACGAGCTGCTGGAGTTCGCTGGAGCCACAGCCAACGTCTACAGCAAAGAAGGAATCTACACACATGTG GTGTGGGTTCTGGGCGAGTACCTCTCCGTGTCGTGCGACTCCCGCTGCTCCGTGAGGCtcatcacttcctgttttgaggCGCTGGAGGCGGTGCTGTTTGAGATCACGTCATCTGTCCCGCCACCTGGAGCAGATTGCCCCGCACCCAGAGTCGTCACCACTCTAATGAGCGCTCTGGCTAAGCTGGCGTCACGATCACACGACCTCATACCCAG ggtgtctctgtttctctccaaGCTAAGAACGCTCACCAGAGGCGGATCAGTTGCCTGGTGCTCCGATGAAGAGGACCTTGTTGCCATAGTAACGCGAGGCGAGGAGTTGTGGTCGCTGCTGAAAGCCCCCGGTGTGGCTCAGAGCGTCCTGACCCCACCTCCACATGTCACCACACCCCAGTGGCACAGAGACACCAACGTGGCCATGCCCCTGCGACTGCGGGCCCTCACCAGCCTCACACACTcgcaataa
- the ap5z1 gene encoding AP-5 complex subunit zeta-1 isoform X2, producing the protein MYSHGAESLIKQAREIQESELQKFYSRLVKLLQGKELGHETIDSLQRLHLILSATKYTRTLPPELQKKVQSLLSSPKEHFQVLSSAVLRETLPLSGQEGNYNQENISQLNSHAAVLLLSQAGSRADLSSLCAQLLRSLESRQSEVPAHSLTHTLPILNTILTLSPECLTADHVTLLNKKLVDWLRYASITQGGGASSGGFFTGPRSRQPVPTAELDGAVSGDFFTVLCVGQGFTEDQWMNVYSFSMLRHWLLTYHSVLSGNGTADTANRLQLSLSLSHSFSNDDRSEVDGSVVSIVSATSSSGRLLPPKERLREKSFQYCLRLIEQSDRKAHRKTDTDLQKACLVEAVCILDCVCEEDASLVFRAFPCIKALFGRLSSDLSFARVLLPIAQFYLNHGEMAAVDCESVWKLVFGRFPAELFNDHFLAHELLRFLRLNLKSLQHRVPQYTRSFPNLLKFLAWDSPAVVDDFVDLLPSLVTAGTAVELLHTLLDLPCLSATLVLQVRSTCLPISEPGGRGLQSPDAYRNPSFRGLFLFLLRGDAGSGDTIDRLSTLHELLAETADWPRVVQCAQTVPLLLHIFFNTVITGADEKLLSHLILVMLERSSLLLNIPEYNKEIQRVFSSHLLRFCKLHPSLVVDQSHELLEFAGATANVYSKEGIYTHVVWVLGEYLSVSCDSRCSVRLITSCFEALEAVLFEITSSVPPPGADCPAPRVVTTLMSALAKLASRSHDLIPRVSLFLSKLRTLTRGGSVAWCSDEEDLVAIVTRGEELWSLLKAPGVAQSVLTPPPHVTTPQWHRDTNVAMPLRLRALTSLTHSQ; encoded by the exons ATGTACTCTCACGGTGCAGAGAGTTTAATTAAACAAGCAAG GGAGATTCAGGAGTCTGAGCTGCAGAAGTTTTACAGCAGATTAGTCAAGCTGCTCCAGGGGAAGGAGCTCGGTCATGAGACTATCGACTCCCTGCAAAGGCTGCACCTCATCCTCTCCGCCACCAAGTACACCAGGAC GTTGCCTCCAGAGCTTCAGAAGAAGGTTCAATCGCTCCTCTCGTCACCTAAGGAGCATTTTCAGGTGCTGAGCTCAGCTGTGCTCAGAGAGACACTGCCGCTCTCTGGGCAGGAAGGGAACTACAACCAGGAGAACATCAGTCAACTGAACAGCCATGCTGCTGTCCTGCTGCTCTCACAG GCTGGATCCAGGGCTGATCTGTCGTCTCTCTGCGCTCAGCTCCTTCGCAGTCTGGAAAGCAGACAGTCGGAGGTGCCAGCtcactcgctcacacacaccctGCCGATCCTCAACACCATCCTCACGCTCAGCCCCGAGTGCCTCACTG CAGATCATGTGACCCTCCTGAATAAGAAGCTTGTTGATTGGTTGCGTTATGCCAGCATCACTCAGGGAGGCGGTGCTTCCTCAGGAGGATTTTTCACAGGCCCCAGGTCACGTCAG CCGGTACCGACAGCAGAGCTGGATGGAGCGGTGTCAGGGGATTTCTTCACTGTGCTGTGTGTGGGCCAGGGCTTCACAGAGGACCAGTGGATGAACGTGTACTCCTTTTCCATGCTTCGCCATTGGCTCCTCACCTACCACTCTGTTTTGAGCGGCAACGGCACAGCTGACACTG CAAACAGGCTACAGCTCAGCCTCTCCCTCTCCCACTCCTTTTCTAATG ATGACCGGTCGGAGGTGGACGGATCAGTGGTTTCCATCGTTTCAGCGACTTCCTCCTCCGGCCGATTGCTGCCTCCAAAGGAGCGTCTGAGAGAGAAGTCTTTCCAGTACTGCCTACGCCTCATCGAACAGAGCGATcgca AGGCACACAGAAAGACCGATACGGACCTGCAGAAAGCG TGTCTGGTGGAGGCGGTGTGTATcctggactgtgtgtgtgaagaggaCGCCTCGCTGGTCTTCCGAGCGTTCCCATGCATTAAGGCGCTCTTTGGTCGGCTCAGCTCAGACCTGTCGTTTGCCAGAGTCCTGCTGCCCATAGCTCAGTTCTACCTCAACCATG GCGAGATGGCGGCAGTGGATTGCGAGAGTGTGTGGAAGCTGGTGTTTGGCCGATTCCCTGCCGAGCTGTTCAACGACCACTTCCTGGCACATGAGCTTCTACGCTTCCTTCGACTGAACCTCAAAAGCCTGCAGCACCGAGTCCCACAGTACACCCGCTCCTTCCCAAACCTGCTGAAG TTCTTAGCGTGGGACAGCCCAGCGGTGGTGGATGACTTTGTGGATCTGCTGCCCTCTCTGGTGACAGCTGGAACTGCAGTGGAGCTTCTCCACACTCTGCTGGACCTGCCCTGTCTCTCTGCCACACTGGTCTTGCAAGTCAG GTCAACTTGTTTGCCCATCTCTGAGCCAGGAGGACGTGGCCTCCAGTCACCTGATGCATATCGAAACCCATCTTTCCGAGGGCTTTTCCTCTTCCTGCTTCGAGGGGATGCCGGCTCAG GTGACACCATTGACCGACTGAGCACGCTCCACGAGCTGCTGGCTGAGACTGCCGATTGGCCGAGAGTTGTTCAGTGTGCCCAGACTGTCCCCTTGcttttgcacatttttttcaacacggTCATTACG GGAGCCGATGAGAAGCTCTTATCACACTTGATTCTGGTGATGCTGGAGAGAAGTAGCCTCCTCCTCAACATCCCTGAATACAATAAAGAGATACaaag GGTGTTCAGCAGCCACCTGCTGAGGTTTTGTAAGCTCCACCCGTCTCTTGTAGTGGACCAGTCTCACGAGCTGCTGGAGTTCGCTGGAGCCACAGCCAACGTCTACAGCAAAGAAGGAATCTACACACATGTG GTGTGGGTTCTGGGCGAGTACCTCTCCGTGTCGTGCGACTCCCGCTGCTCCGTGAGGCtcatcacttcctgttttgaggCGCTGGAGGCGGTGCTGTTTGAGATCACGTCATCTGTCCCGCCACCTGGAGCAGATTGCCCCGCACCCAGAGTCGTCACCACTCTAATGAGCGCTCTGGCTAAGCTGGCGTCACGATCACACGACCTCATACCCAG ggtgtctctgtttctctccaaGCTAAGAACGCTCACCAGAGGCGGATCAGTTGCCTGGTGCTCCGATGAAGAGGACCTTGTTGCCATAGTAACGCGAGGCGAGGAGTTGTGGTCGCTGCTGAAAGCCCCCGGTGTGGCTCAGAGCGTCCTGACCCCACCTCCACATGTCACCACACCCCAGTGGCACAGAGACACCAACGTGGCCATGCCCCTGCGACTGCGGGCCCTCACCAGCCTCACACACTcgcaata a